Within the Medicago truncatula cultivar Jemalong A17 chromosome 4, MtrunA17r5.0-ANR, whole genome shotgun sequence genome, the region ACAAAACTAAAACCAACTCTCGTTTGTTATGAGAACACATTTCTATATGGACAAATCAAAATTTGGATTTTAtggataaaattttatttttgaaaaaaaatatagttattcAAACAAACTCAAATTCAACTTTATTAAAATCTATTTCTATTAccaccacccaaaaaaaaaaaatctattttgacaatttttaatttttccagaatATTTAGTGTTACCAAAAATTCAAAGTTAGAGTTTTGACGACACAATTTCTGTTAGATTATTTTTAAGAGTGACTTTATTTACgtcaacataaattaaaagttGTTGATTAAGATCCGTAATATAGatgtgttttgaaaattttaaaaattaacattatcataacaatttttattttattttttttgtaaagaatTGTTATATCGGCAAGCTCAGTTTCAACTTTACTGAAATCTATTTCTATTTCGACAAACATGATTTTTGAGttaattgaaggtgaaaaaagaATTGTGTGCAATGACTTGTTAAAATGAAGAATAATTTCGTCATTTACATGATTTGTAGGGTTGGGGGTACAAGTTAGGCCTAGGGGTAGGAAGGGCAAATTTTTCAACATGTATCCTTAATTGTGCGAAAACAGCTCTTCTCCTAAACAAATTTTCTCATTCCTTCTCCAATCATCCAAAAATATCCCTCGTGTGTGTTAACTCACGCTTGGAACCAACATGACTTAACTCGTGTTGCGTTATGTCATAGAGCAGAACAACAACCACTTCTGCCATTATGTTTCTAAATCAAAGAAATCGAATTTGAGAGCTCCAAGTGCAAATTTCATCAAAGTTAAGAAAATCAACTTCTACTTCAATTACAAGTAACTTCTTATGATCCTTTTGCattggatttttttataaaattgtaaaatttaagGTTTTTGAGGTTGAAAAAAGAACGGTTCATAGAAGTTCTCTTGGGTTTAGATGGTAACAAAGTATTGAAGAACAATTTGTATACTAACatatgttcaagtgtgcaggttATATCTGCCATGAAGAAGGAACATATGAAGAGCATCATAAAGGAATTTAGAAGCTTAGAAGACTATGGTGGAGGAGTCAACCAGAAGTCAACAACCTTTAGTAGATGGGAGTCTCACAGAAGTTGGGGAGTGACATCCACAGATTTTGTGAAGGACATCAAAACACAGAAGTTGACTAGGCTACGTAATCTGAAGGACCCAAAATCCACGTAAACTTTTGTCTTATTGTGTTAGTTATCCTTATCACTGCATCTGGCAGAGAAACTATTTTGTCTTCTTCCATCTATGTGTAAAGGATAGTGATGACAgatcatcttacgttattcttagcatgtttttcagttatTTTTAGTAGGTTTTAGCGGCAAAAAGGAGAGTATTAGAACAATTGCCTATAATTTTGGgatatttgtaatgttttcCATATTTGAGTCTATAACTCTagttttcccgaaacatagcaattttagggggtttttgaagtaattcacgaagaaatcatgcaaatcgaaAAATCAAGAAGATCCGAATATTTGTGAAGATTTAGGAAGACTaggaatgaagattcaagaggccttaGGAGACTTACAAGAGGGAGGAATTATGTTCCCATGTTATGaggcaagttatttgaagacgaagaccAAAAACGACAAAAAATTGGAGAAAATGGGCCCGGGAGGAAGTGccatgcgcctagggcatggTATTTGCCACACACTCATGATAGGCATGCTCCCCGTGCACCTAAAAAGTGCGGGGCGCAAACGTCTTTTCCTGCTTTTTTTGTGTGGGTAAAACCCGCACTATTAGCCCAAACCCCAGTAGAAACTCTCATTATAAATACCAACCTTCCTCATTCAGAACTTCTTGTTCAGAACTGGAGCAGTTTAAGAGAAAGGCATTTCTAGAGCTTCATAGGAGTTTCTATCTTcttgattttctagggtatgtttttatctttagtaatttgtttttagttaccgTGTGTAACTAAATCCTTTTTGGTTAGAGTTCTAcgatgaacctctatttatttttgttggatatttatttaatttaatgtcgtttttatttttatctatccTTTGTTCGCTATTTAGTTTTATTAGGAATTTAGTTTATTTCTTTAGCAGCGCAACCCTATATTAGatacttaggttgtgacatGGCCTAATATCAATGCTTATATCTTGCTATTAATATACATCTATCTTCGAAGTAATTAGTTATAAACAGCCGAAAGATACAGAAAGCAAGTTGACCCTAGTAGTAACtacttaggaggtgacattactaatattgagtaaaatcTGCTGAACCTATGAGGTAACTAGTTataattaaggaaacaagtcTCTCCTTGAAGAAAATAAGTTGTAGCCTAGTATAATCATTCTCTTAAacccttggtaaggtagacgctGATATGGTTgtccgtttgtagaactactaagagagagagagagagacagagTGAGTGTGTGTGATAcgagtgtcctaagattcatagatgggtaGACCTACAGGAACCTTGGCCTTCATTGCCTTGGGAAATCTTGGAAAGCCAATTTAAGTATTTgctttcaattacctttgagaCGGTAATACCCTACATgtaaggatcaccgtgtgaTCAGCAGGTGCAATCAGACTTAGGAGGGATAGACCTAGTCAACTGAGATAGTATAGACCTCACACGTAAAGATCACCATGTGATCAGCAAGTGCAACTTGACGACCGGCTAGGTTAGAAACGTCTCAACGACCTCATCACTTTTATAGTCTACCTAAAATAGATAAACACGACATGACTGCTATTTAATATCCAACATAATCATTAGCGgagattcgaagaatcctaaccgctGTTTACTTTTCTACAACCAAAACATGTAACTTGCtttgttgcaaacagataaCGGAATGTCGAAAGTGTCGTTCCCCGAGAATGTATGAACAATGAGTTTTTGAGACCTAGAGAGAATAGTTGCAAATGATTCAATAATTTTAGAGTTATGAGGAGAAGATAATGAagattgcttttctgacattcAAAACGTTATATTGACACATGGAAATGACGTTTTTACCCCAGCggtagcggtagttaactaccgttccaAGTACAcagcacacaaaaaaaaaaaaaaatattgctccattggtagttaactaccgtggAGCATGTATATGATTTTTTAGAATTTGGAAAAGCAGAATTTGGATCTGAAATAGACTTCAAAATGGTCATAACTTCTTCTTCAGACACGCTatctttgttcttcttcttgCCATTATTTACAACAACCAAATCGTTGTCATGTTCTTCCatgattcttcaaatttaaGAATGACCCATTtgataaagttttgattttgacaaaattgGTTGGTCCTCCATGATTGGTGAGAACATAGAAATGAGTATGACAAAAGCATTTCAAGTGTGACCATGTATAAGAATCATGAAGCGCTACACATGGCTGTTCTACTGATTTCCTTCACAGTTGGGGATTTTTTTAAACATGGTTCTAGTAATTGGGTACTTTGTCTAGTTAATTGTGTTAGTTCTCTTTTTTGCCTTGAAGTTGAACCCCTTGATTGGAAGCTATGGTGTGGTAACATTGTGCTAATTTTCTATGAGAAATTTGTGAATTTAGGACTTGATTTAATGGCTGTCATGAGTAGAAATGCTTCTGTTAATCGTCCTAATATATACTATGAAGGTCAGTCCGGCTTGCAGTTTGATTCAAAGCTATAAATTAATTCAGATGTCAGTTTCACCCTGCTTGTAGGTCATAATTTCCATGTCAGTAATTGGAAGCCATCACCGCCCTCTGTCAAATATAATGTGGCTGacacataaataaaaaaccaatCCAGTTAtctaacaaatttgaattgatgtTTCTATGACGCAGTTAGATACAAAGATCGATTGGAAGATAGGTTTACTGATGTATATGATACACTCTTTTCTATGGGAGAAGTGTGCGCAATAATTTATTGCCCCACACAGTCAATGTGTGATAACTTGACAGCTTATCTATCACACAGAGGCATTTCTTGTGctggtaatattttttatatttttgtgccTTTATGAAATGTTTCATGTCAACTATCGGGGCCTAGAATATATGCATATAAGTAAATCTATTGCaatacaatatttaaaattgtggGATAAGAAATTGAGGggcattaaaaataatattatcaaatatTGTGAGCAGCTAACACACCTACTACatgtaatattaataaaaaggcTAAATTATGTCAGTAGTCCTTCATTTACGTTTGATCCTTATTTTAGATTAGTTattcctttaagttttttattcataatattcTTGTCTTTCCAGCTTATCATGCAGGAATGAACAGTGAAGATCGGACTTCTGTGCTACATAAATGGATTTCTTCCATACCAAAAGTTGCTGTTGGCACTGTTGACAACAAGCAGCCCAAAGTCAAATAGGCTCACATGTTTAGAAAATTCATAggtcataaaaataataaaagcatTGAAACCAGCAGAGAAGGGAAGGGCCCTTCGTCAAAACATTTCAAGCAAACCTTCGATTTTGACAGAGTGTATTCTTGTCTGCAGTCACGTTGTGGTTGGTGATGAATCaaaaaagaggagaagagaaTCATTTGATTCTAGCACAATGGTATATTTCCCCCTCCTTCATTCTCATGAGTTATATTTCATTAAGTACTTTTGTTTATCTCTATGTTCTCTTTACTTAGAAGATTGACTAGGATGTGTCTCCATGGTAACCAAAGATGGTATTCGTTCCATATTGCTCCACGGCAAGGAGCCACTTGGATTTTACGTAAATATGGAGATACAGCTGCAAGTATTGAATATTGCAATACTTCGGTTGGTGAAAGGAATGAATGATTCCGTATACTTCTTATTATCTGATGGGGAAAGTGTTCGCTATGCCTTTTTATGCCCCACACTCTCAATAGAGTACGTCAAATTGGGTATAAAAATCGGATCTTTGATCAGATTAAAACGGTATTGTTTCAGGACAGAAAATGGGAATGAGTGAGTATGCCTATCTCTCTGCATAGTTATAGTGATTGTGTGCATTGTTATATATATGAACATAAAATTTGGAATCCAAACTATTGATAACAAGCAAAACTAATTGAAGTGTAAATTGACTActgattttaatgtttgattatgTCTGTTAGCCCTGGTTGTTCTTTGTTGTGTTTATCAATAGTCAATTTGTTTTTACAGGATGATTTATCTCATGGAAGTAGTAGTTGTTGGACATTTTAAggatgttttaaaaataggcAATGCACCTCTTCCAAGTGTTAAGGATGTTCCGCTGCCAACTTATCCAACAAATCCTACCATAAGGATATAAATGATTTTGAGATGAGGTGTATTAGctatgatgatgatgctaaacGCTTTTCTTAAATGATTCAAATTGGAACGAAGTGTAAAGTCCCAGGTGGGAGATTGATCCCTAGGGATGCCCGATATAACACGTCGAGTGGCAGTGTAGAAATTTTGTTGAGTGAAACATCTAAAGTAAGTATCCAAGTATGGAGAGATGTTTCAGAAGTTTGTTTGCAGACTTGTTACGGTATTAGGATCCAttgtaatatattaaatttgaccCCAGACTTTTTTGCAATAGGTGATACAAGTGACTGTCTAGCTACTCTCTACAATTGTGTTTCCTTAACTGTAGGTAACCCAAATCTCATAGAGTGAGACATAATGCTTTggaaatttgtgttttgttgacTTGTAGACTCCTGGCTTGTTAGtatatgtttggataaacacaACAAAACGTGGCTTGTTAGTATATGTTTGTGCCAAATCTCATAGAGTCACGCAATTAGTATATTGTTTTTGTGCGAAAAAAGCTTTTTTGACATTCAAAACGTTATATTGGCACATGGAAATGACAATAAAGAGGTGATTGATACTTACTAGTTGTGTCAAAAAAGCTTTTTTCGCACAAAAATAATtgtgtgaatcgattcacttaCTAGTTGAATCGtaagtgaatcgattcaaaccATATAAGACAatagaaaaggggaaaaatatgatgaagaataATATGATGAAGAATGGTCCGTGTCAAGTGATAATTGAAATGACTCAAATAGCCCAGGAGGTGATTGATACGATTCAAAACTAGTTTGAATTGATTCAGACAGAGTTTgatgaatcgtttcaaacaaaaaatgattCATGTTTGAATCGATTAACTATATAAGTGATACAATTCATATGAAGTCAGAGGGTACCATGTTTGTTTCAAAAGCTTGGTGAATCGATTCAAGCTTGTTTGATACGATTCATCTGAAGTCAGAGAGCAATTGCATGTTTAGTGAGAATTACTAAACCAAGAGAGACACCTTTATTTTCTAAGACACGTGAAATGCAATTTGAAAAGGAATAAGATGAATCACTTTGTTTATGAATTCCTGATTTGCTAGGGTGCTTTTACACAAACTAGGAACCTAAATCAACAAATATATTCAAATTAAAAGGGAACATTATAAAAAACTATTAGCTAAGCTAGAGGCTTCATTTTCTTCCTCCCTTTCTTAGAAGGTATGGAGATGGTGCAACCACATTCAATTCCATTCACATACAAACCGAGTCTACAAgtcaacaaaacacaaatttccAAAGCATTATGTCTCACTCTATGAGATTTGGGTTACCTACAGTTAAGGAAACACAATTGTAGAGAGTAGCTAGACAGTCACTTGTATCACCTATTGCAAAAAAGTCTGGggtcaaatttaatatattacaaTGGATCCTAATACCGTAACAAGTCTGCAAACAAACTTCTGAAACATCTCTCCATATTACTTTAGATGTTTCACTCAACGAAATTTCTACACTGCCACTCAACGTGTTATATCGGGCATCCCTAGGGATCAATCTCCCACCTGCGACTTTACACTTCGTTCCAATTTGAATCATTAAAGAAAAGCgtttagcatcatcatcatagCTAATACATCTCATCTCAAAATCATTTATATCCTTATGGTAGGATTTGTTGGATAAGTTGGCAGCGGAACATCCTTAACACTTGGAAGAGGTGCATTGGCTATTTTTATAACATCCTTAAAATGTCCAACAACTACTACTTCCATAAGATAAATCATCCTGTAAAAACACATTGACTACTGATAAACACAACAAAGAACAACCATGGCTAACAGACATAATCAAACATTAATAGTTAcgataaaattaattaagaaaagatGACATGGCTTAGTTTTCCGCATTAAAATCATGATCTAATCAATTTACAATTCAATTAGTTTTGCTTGTTATCAATAGTTTGGATTCCAAAATTTCTGTTCATATATATAACAATGCACACAATCACTATAACTATGCAGAGAGATAGGCATACTCACTCATTCCCATTTTCTGTCCTGAAACAATACCGTTTTAATCTGATCAAAGATCCGAGTTTTATACCCAATTTGACGTACTCTATTGAGAGTGTGGGGCATAAAAAGGCATAGCGAACACTTTCCCCATCAGATAATAAGAAGTATACGGAATCATTCATTCCTTTCACCAACCGAAGTATTGCAATATTCAATACTTGCAGCTGTATCTCCATATTTACGTAAAATCCAAGTGGCTCCTTGCCGTGGAGCAATATGGTATGGAAGAAATCCAATTATGTAGCACAGAAGTCCGATCTTCACTGTTCATTCCTGCATGATAAGCTGGAAAGACAAgaatattatgaataaaaaacttaaaggagtAACTAATCTAAAATAAGGATCAAACGTAAAGGAAGGACTACTGACATAATTTAgcctttttattaatattacatGTAGTAGGTGTGTTAGCTGCTCACAatatttgataatattatttttaatgccCATCAATTTCTTATCccacaattttaaatattgtattGCAATAGATTTACTTATATGCATATATTCTAGGCCCCGATAGTTGACATGAAACATTTTATAAAggcacaaaaatataaaaaatattaccagCACAAGAAATGCCTCTGTGTGATAGATAAGCTGTCAAGTTGTCACACATTGACTGTGTGGGGCAATAAATTATTGCGCACACTTCTCCCATAGAAAAGAGTGTATCATATACATCAGTAAACCTATCTTCCAATCGATCTTTGTATCTAACTGCGTCATAGAAacatcaattcaaatttgttagaTAACTGGAttggttttttatttgtgtCAGCCACATTATATTTGACAGAGGGCAGTGATGGCTTCCAATTACTAACATGGAAATTATGACCTACAAGCAGGGTGAAACTGACATCTGAATTAATTTATATCTTTGAATCAAACTGCAAGCCGGACTGACCTTCATAGTATATATGAGGACGATTAACAGAAGTTCTCAGTATCAAAGGATTTCGCATTTGCAAAGACTCCACTATATCCGTCTCAACCCTGAAGAAAACAAATAAGCAAGGAATTTATATGACGATGTGATTCACATCACACCTCAATACCAGgagaaaaaatgaagataaaagAGAACGCCTACCTCAAAAATACTACTCATAATTTGCAACGATGATTgcaataaacatataaaatgaAGATAAAAGAGATCGCCTACCTCAAAAATACTACTCATAATTAGCAATGATGATTGCAATAAACATATCATACTCTTTGTATATGAATAGGTCTACTCCCacattatcataaaataatttgaatggtCCATAATACAAATGAAAACCTATCATGATATTATATACAAAGAGACATAACTACATGCATACCACCAATAGGAGAATAAACAATTCAAATATCCACAAAAATTGGAAGATTATTTTCAAGATTAAATAGAAATGCATAAATTTAGGATTGGATATGAAATTTGTTCATGTacgaaaaaggaaagaaaaagaaagaaaaaaaaaaaaaaaaaaaaaaaaaacactttttctaGAAATTAAGAAAACTCACTTAGGAACTGCAGTAGCACTTAGAGCTAATATTGGCACATCTGCTAAGTTGCTTCTCAATGTCGACAACTTTGAGTAGCTTTGTCTGTTCCCAAATACAAAAGGCAAAAGGGAATAACATGTCATcagaatattttcttttaatgcACAATACCTTATAAAATATAAGTGAATATCCAACTATTAGAATAGAGAAGAGTCAAATTCATTGAAAGTTTGATATGTATCATCACAAAGATATTATAATATAACACAATGACTGGATTGACTAATTGAATCATAGAATTTCTATATGGGACAAatcaaaatttggattttttggataaaattttatttttgaaaaaaatatagttattaGACAAACTCAAATTCAACTTTATTAAAATCTATTTCTAttaccaccaccaaaaaaatatatttctcccaagagtataattttatttttttggactCACGAGATATAAAACGGTCTATTACCAACTACCGTGGTAAAGACGGACATACCAAAGATAAAATTGTCTATTACCAACTACCGTGGTAAAGATGGACATACGAAAGATAAAATTGTCTATTACCAACTACCGTGGTAAAGACGgatgtcgcgtcatttttcggaggtcAAGGTTATTTGATTAGCGTTTGACTCACTTtctatttcacgactgaacttttaattttttcaaaagaaagtgGAAAAAGGTTCAAATACcacatttttaaagattaaGGGTtcggggttggttatatttaaggaaggtattagcaccctaaatatttgtagtactctacgagaacctcttgattttatttaactttttgtgcttaaatttgcttgcttttaaagagatgaaaatggaattgaatgatgagttaaaaagaaaaagaaaattgattttagttgatttggaaggacaagtcatTTGCTTACGTACCCGTGAGGATCAAAACCACGTAGTTCATGGTAGAAATTGatgtttgattggttttgtgttttttattagttttgaaaaatgttttaaaagaaaaggcaagtggcaaataagatttggtttgtattttttcaatttaaaagaaaacggactcaaggtatgattaaattgattgaaagtttgattaagaaaaataaaaataacgatcacttgattgaaaattaaggtttattatgaaaatatttttgtgatttttgttatttgaatgtttttgttgtttttgaataatgaatgaaaattaaactaacggaacaataaaaataaaagcgtgTGGATTTCTGTAGTGACGTTGAATCACCACATAATCcctaacataattttttttgcattttttgatatataaagtagtaataaaaaaaaacacacacgcattttttctcatttatattgtACAATTGACCTAATTACATTCTAAATcttgcaataaaaataaatgacgaaaattaaaaatgtatgatgatataataaacaaagtaaaagagtaagataaaaaaggaaaacaataaaaatgcaagagaagttaaaaatgcatgaaagaaaaaataaaatgtagagGGGGGTAAGCAAGAAATAAGGGGTgtgcagaaaataaaatgaaaagaaaagggCTTAAGGGGACAGACTGGGGCCGGTTTGGTTCAGGCCTGGGTTGGGTCCAGGAGAACCGGATCGGTTAGGGAAGTATATATGGGTTGTAAACCCATTTTCACTCATTTCCctaatttctttctctctctattttttcttttggcaGCAATGCTCTCCCCTCTCTCTTCATGAGTTTTCCGGTGGGTTCCAAGAACACCACCGTGATTTCTAGATTCCGATGGGTGGTGGCCGGCCAaaggcggcggcgccaccgcgtcggaataaaacttacttcttttttttatttttttattctttctacTTCTTTTCACTCACTCTTTCTgattttaaactcaaaatttctttaaaccAAACGGTTTGACCTAGATCTAAGGAAAGAGATACTACCTTTTGTGGATCCAGTtcgattttgatgatttgttatGCTAAGGGTTATGATTTATGATGGCCAGTTCAGTTTGAATGGctattgatgggataaaaccgcaagtgcacggtcttaccaaagtagtaatgaaaagagtatcgttccgacagggagttgttcaattcaattaactttagttgatgattagaagagaatcaagttgcaaggttgttgttttcaaacggttaaaagagaatataataataaaaagagagcCTTTGGATCGTTGGTCCGTCATTGGTGACAAATCATTCACAAGCCAAACCATTAAACCTAAAACCTTATTttagacctagtttctaaagacgagtttctcttaagcctatcggtctcagtgagtgtgttcctctagcaaccacgcctattttcatggttgatcactattagaatccttgacgTTCGAAACTCTATATGTCTCAAGGttcactagactattttcatgtttcgcaatccttgtctaaattcacttgatcgaatatcaaaactacactttcgttttatgaattgatatttgggataatggattaacgattatcaaaccctccgCTTTCgcttccacagtttgataatatttaatccatgttaaaacggtgaatttagaatagaaactagggttacataaaattagggtttaaggcttggcttgattaggattatgtcattagacttatccaacaatcccaagaaaaaaagaagtctactcactcatgttcatcgtagacatggagaagaagaaagaaagtataaaagtaaataacaagaaagtaaaagaaaagaacttttattagaaagacaattgtcacttattgaattctaaagaaaagatgaatatttgtgatggctagctactctatttataggttacattcgacttaaaatctaaacaattacatcactagaatgttccacaagcaaATGGCTTT harbors:
- the LOC11430255 gene encoding ATP-dependent DNA helicase Q-like 3, encoding MTCYSLLPFVFGNRQSYSKLSTLRSNLADVPILALSATAVPKVETDIVESLQMRNPLILRTSVNRPHIYYEVRYKDRLEDRFTDVYDTLFSMGEVCAIIYCPTQSMCDNLTAYLSHRGISCAAYHAGMNSEDRTSVLHNWISSIPYCSTARSHLDFT